From Pungitius pungitius chromosome 9, fPunPun2.1, whole genome shotgun sequence, one genomic window encodes:
- the wfs1a gene encoding wolframin isoform X1 yields the protein MEKDFLSTPTAVSTQGSCPVGDGPSLPPPVQTPPSLGSNNLPAAPPSDPARGSSHSSHTTAKPRDCPPSEKGDTPLTPAVPSKPVSGPSSPSLNKTPLLTAPHRKIPQMSPLSKLTSASFTSACNSLTDPPTPCSTASTEAPAASSATPVKLSFASMAKRLIIQERLRKAESCDDDDDEEEDEEPEEDLTLAQIEEKASAGDARAQTRLGQHYLSLAKEKDTELNDRLAVTWLVKAAKQGRKGAAGALRRCWIQKKGITAENEADVRKLSTESRFELSVRKAAMMMYWKLNPDRKRKVAVAEMLENVSQVNAVQGGPASRIPGPTSGQTQKVLESMVSNESTQLVDLDDFVEMTKKYAQGIAPQAGSPVTANTESPKPSDSGTEHEAELVPSVYKNPFQRSWSFGRGGMMLDTRQNGAMKKAMDMKSRLTVLQYPLHGIVEMKEHLVDWASRAGVQWLSTVIPTQHVNALIFFFIISNLTVDLFAFVIPLLVFYLSFVSMIICTLRVLQSSKTWENFRALTSLLTRFEPGLDVEQAETNFGWNNLEPYLYFILSVFFVIFSFPVADKRWIPCSELSTVAIFFTAVSYKSLSPTAATYASRAMVIEVASSLCYLTQFLPEHMTVLRCLGRTFSTLPLGESVVLKLSLPCLLYVYLFYLFFSMARVRGFRGTYCFLVPYLVCFMWCEFSVVLLKCSSAVGLMRTCVAYFLLLFALPILAFGLAAMLFIQLFKWFLELELTKVIVTLVVCAIPVTLRLWTRFSMSILDVFRSMTHRGPVKLILLCISMVILFFSVYVYHAEGQKVYNSTLTWRQYSQVCGPPAWETKGMAQTQLFCGHLHGHRVTWAGRFKHVRVAETDNGAQSVINMLPVFMGDWLRCLYGETYPKCEPKNATVANLTAAKSAAAPAAAAATGVRQTLLRTQEEEEEMCQIKALAKHSCHIKRFDSHRFEVTVGMLRDGGYEDASRDVILMASHEFRQVLLNLNPGDMVEFSTKLEGRLGARAQAFELKAIHCLDCASSLTGGRQVKIERDWRRTTMKALKFAFDFFFSPFLSAKIPA from the exons ATGGAGAAGGATTTCCTATCAACTCCTACAGCTGTCAGCACCCAGGGGTCATGCCCTGTTGGGGATGGAccctctcttccccctcccGTACAGACCCCTCCTTCGCTCGGCTCCAATAACCTCCCTGCTGCTCCCCCCTCTGACCCGGCCAGAGGATCCTCTCATTCCTCGCACACAACAGCTAAACCGAGGGATTGCCCCCCATCTGAAAAGGGGGACACGCCCTTGACTCCCGCTGTACCATCTAAACCCGTTTCTgggccctcctctccttctctgaaCAAAACTCCACTTTTAACTGCTCCACACCGTAAAATCCCCCAAATGTCACCCCTTTCAAAGCTCACATCGGCCTCCTTTACGTCTGCCTGTAACTCTCTGACAGACCCCCCTACACCTTGTTCCACTGCTTCCACTGAGGCCCCTGCAGCTTCATCCGCCACCCCAGTGAAACTCAGCTTTGCCTCCATGGCCAAGCGGCTGATAATACAAGAACGGCTTAGGAAAGCCGAGAGCtgtgacgacgacgatgatgaagaggaag ATGAAGAGCCTGAAGAAGACTTGACCCTGGCGCAGATAGAGGAGAAGGCCTCCGCCGGTGACGCCAGGGCCCAGACCCGG CTGGGTCAGCACTATTTGAGTCTCGCTAAAGAGAAGGACACGGAGCTAAACGATCGCCTGGCTGTTACCTGGCTGGTTAAAGCCGCTAAACAAGGAAGAAAGGGCGCCGCAGGCGCACTGCGGCGCTGCTGGATccagaaaaaag GAATCACCGCAGAAAATGAGGCTGATGTGCGCAAGTTGTCAACAGAGAGTAGGTTTGAGCTGTCGGTACGCAAAGCAGCCATGATGATGTACTGGAAACTCAACCcggacaggaagaggaaggtggCTGTGGCTGAGATGCTGGAAAATGTCAGCCAGGTCAATGCGGTGCAAG GTGGCCCCGCAAGCCGGATTCCAGGTCCAACCTCAGGCCAGACCCAGAAAGTACTGGAGAGCATGGTCAGCAATGAGT CCACTCAGTTGGTGGACCTGGACGACTTTGTTGAGATGACTAAAAAGTACGCACAAGGTATTGCTCCCCAAGCTGGCAGCCCGGTCACAGCCAACACCGAAAGTCCCAAACCGAGCGACAGCGGCACGGAG cacGAGGCTGAGCTGGTGCCGTCGGTATACAAGAATCCCTTCCAACGCTCTTGGAGTTTTGGCCGCGGTGGGATGATGCTGGACACGAGGCAGAACGGGGCCATGAAGAAAGCTATGGACATGAAGTCACGCTTAACG GTGCTGCAGTACCCGCTGCATGGCATCgtggagatgaaggagcaccTGGTGGACTGGGCGTCGCGGGCCGGCGTCCAGTGGCTGAGCACCGTCATCCCCACGCAGCACGTCAACGcgctcatcttcttcttcatcatcagcaACCTCACGGTTGACCTTTTTGCATTCGTCATCCCCCTGCTCGTCTTCTACCTGTCCTTCGTCTCGATGATCATCTGCACGCTGCGTGTCCTCCAGAGCAGCAAG ACTTGGGAGAACTTCCGAGCCTTGACGTCTCTGCTGACCCGTTTTGAACCTGGCCTGGACGTGGAGCAGGCCGAGACCAACTTTGGGTGGAACAACCTGGAGCCGTACCTCTACTTCATCCTGTCCGTTTTCTTCGTCATCTTCTCCTTCCCTGTGGCGGATAAGCGCTGGATCCCCTGCTCTGAGCTCTCCACCGTGGCCATCTTCTTCACTGCTGTCAGCTACAAAAGCCTCAGCCCCACGGCCGCGACCTATGCATCCCGAGCTATGGTCATAGAG gtTGCATCATCTCTGTGTTACCTGACCCAGTTCCTGCCGGAGCACATGACGGTGCTCCGCTGCCTGGGCCGCACCTTCTCCACTCTGCCACTGGGGGAGTCGGTGGTGCTCAAGCTCAGCCTCCCCTGCCTGCTCTACGTGTATCTCTTCTACCTGTTCTTCAG CATGGCCAGGGTGCGCGGCTTCAGGGGAACTTACTGCTTCCTGGTTCCATACCTTGTTTGCTTCATGTGGTGCGAGTTCTCCGTGGTGCTCCTCAAGTGCTCCTCCGCTGTGGGTCTGATGCGCACTTGCGTGGCCTATTTCCTCCTTCTGTTTGCCCTGCCCATTCTGGCTTTTGGACTTGCCGCCATGCTCTTCATCCAGCTCTTCAAGTGGTTCCTTGAGCTGGAGCTGACAAAGGTGATCGTGACCCTGGTAGTCTGCGCCATCCCCGTCACCCTGCGTCTGTGGACGCGCTTCAGCATGTCCATTCTGGATGTGTTCCGCTCAATGACGCACCGCGGCCCCGTCAAGCTCATCTTACTTTGCATCTCCATGGTGATCCTGTTCTTCTCTGTCTACGTGTACCACGCAGAGGGCCAGAAGGTGTACAATTCCACCCTGACGTGGAGACAGTACAGCCAGGTGTGCGGGCCCCCTGCCTGGGAGACCAAAGGCATGGCCCAGACCCAGCTGTTCTGCGGCCACCTGCACGGACACAGAGTCACCTGGGCGGGCCGCTTCAAGCACGTGCGCGTGGCCGAGACGGACAACGGGGCACAGTCGGTCATCAACATGCTGCCGGTGTTCATGGGAGACTGGCTGCGCTGCCTGTACGGAGAGACGTATCCCAAATGCGAGCCAAAGAACGCAACTGTCGCAAACCTAACGGCGGCCAAATCTGCGGCCgctccggcggcggcggcggcgaccggCGTGCGGCAGACACTACTCCGGacgcaagaggaggaggaggagatgtgtcAGATCAAGGCCCTGGCCAAACACTCGTGCCACATCAAGCGCTTTGACAGCCACCGCTTCGAGGTGACCGTGGGCATGTTACGGGACGGTGGTTACGAGGATGCAAGCAGGGACGTAATCCTAATGGCCAGCCACGAGTTCAGGCAAGTGCTGCTGAACCTGAATCCCGGCGATATGGTGGAGTTCAGCACCAAGCTGGAGGGCCGACTGGGAGCCAGAGCTCAGGCCTTCGAGCTGAAGGCGATCCACTGTCTGGACTGTGCTTCGTCACTGACGGGAGGCAGGCAGGTGAAGATTGAGAGGGACTGGAGACGCACCACGATGAAGGCTCTGAAGTTCGCgtttgattttttcttttctcccttcctGTCTGCCAAAATCCCTGCGTGA
- the wfs1a gene encoding wolframin isoform X2, translating to MEKDFLSTPTAVSTQGSCPVGDGPSLPPPVQTPPSLGSNNLPAAPPSDPARGSSHSSHTTAKPRDCPPSEKGDTPLTPAVPSKPVSGPSSPSLNKTPLLTAPHRKIPQMSPLSKLTSASFTSACNSLTDPPTPCSTASTEAPAASSATPVKLSFASMAKRLIIQERLRKAESCDDDDDEEEDEEPEEDLTLAQIEEKASAGDARAQTRLGQHYLSLAKEKDTELNDRLAVTWLVKAAKQGRKGAAGALRRCWIQKKGITAENEADVRKLSTESRFELSVRKAAMMMYWKLNPDRKRKVAVAEMLENVSQVNAVQGGPASRIPGPTSGQTQKVLESMVSNESTQLVDLDDFVEMTKKYAQGIAPQAGSPVTANTESPKPSDSGTEHEAELVPSVYKNPFQRSWSFGRGGMMLDTRQNGAMKKAMDMKSRLTVLQYPLHGIVEMKEHLVDWASRAGVQWLSTVIPTQHVNALIFFFIISNLTVDLFAFVIPLLVFYLSFVSMIICTLRVLQSSKTWENFRALTSLLTRFEPGLDVEQAETNFGWNNLEPYLYFILSVFFVIFSFPVADKRWIPCSELSTVAIFFTAVSYKSLSPTAATYASRAMVIEFLPEHMTVLRCLGRTFSTLPLGESVVLKLSLPCLLYVYLFYLFFSMARVRGFRGTYCFLVPYLVCFMWCEFSVVLLKCSSAVGLMRTCVAYFLLLFALPILAFGLAAMLFIQLFKWFLELELTKVIVTLVVCAIPVTLRLWTRFSMSILDVFRSMTHRGPVKLILLCISMVILFFSVYVYHAEGQKVYNSTLTWRQYSQVCGPPAWETKGMAQTQLFCGHLHGHRVTWAGRFKHVRVAETDNGAQSVINMLPVFMGDWLRCLYGETYPKCEPKNATVANLTAAKSAAAPAAAAATGVRQTLLRTQEEEEEMCQIKALAKHSCHIKRFDSHRFEVTVGMLRDGGYEDASRDVILMASHEFRQVLLNLNPGDMVEFSTKLEGRLGARAQAFELKAIHCLDCASSLTGGRQVKIERDWRRTTMKALKFAFDFFFSPFLSAKIPA from the exons ATGGAGAAGGATTTCCTATCAACTCCTACAGCTGTCAGCACCCAGGGGTCATGCCCTGTTGGGGATGGAccctctcttccccctcccGTACAGACCCCTCCTTCGCTCGGCTCCAATAACCTCCCTGCTGCTCCCCCCTCTGACCCGGCCAGAGGATCCTCTCATTCCTCGCACACAACAGCTAAACCGAGGGATTGCCCCCCATCTGAAAAGGGGGACACGCCCTTGACTCCCGCTGTACCATCTAAACCCGTTTCTgggccctcctctccttctctgaaCAAAACTCCACTTTTAACTGCTCCACACCGTAAAATCCCCCAAATGTCACCCCTTTCAAAGCTCACATCGGCCTCCTTTACGTCTGCCTGTAACTCTCTGACAGACCCCCCTACACCTTGTTCCACTGCTTCCACTGAGGCCCCTGCAGCTTCATCCGCCACCCCAGTGAAACTCAGCTTTGCCTCCATGGCCAAGCGGCTGATAATACAAGAACGGCTTAGGAAAGCCGAGAGCtgtgacgacgacgatgatgaagaggaag ATGAAGAGCCTGAAGAAGACTTGACCCTGGCGCAGATAGAGGAGAAGGCCTCCGCCGGTGACGCCAGGGCCCAGACCCGG CTGGGTCAGCACTATTTGAGTCTCGCTAAAGAGAAGGACACGGAGCTAAACGATCGCCTGGCTGTTACCTGGCTGGTTAAAGCCGCTAAACAAGGAAGAAAGGGCGCCGCAGGCGCACTGCGGCGCTGCTGGATccagaaaaaag GAATCACCGCAGAAAATGAGGCTGATGTGCGCAAGTTGTCAACAGAGAGTAGGTTTGAGCTGTCGGTACGCAAAGCAGCCATGATGATGTACTGGAAACTCAACCcggacaggaagaggaaggtggCTGTGGCTGAGATGCTGGAAAATGTCAGCCAGGTCAATGCGGTGCAAG GTGGCCCCGCAAGCCGGATTCCAGGTCCAACCTCAGGCCAGACCCAGAAAGTACTGGAGAGCATGGTCAGCAATGAGT CCACTCAGTTGGTGGACCTGGACGACTTTGTTGAGATGACTAAAAAGTACGCACAAGGTATTGCTCCCCAAGCTGGCAGCCCGGTCACAGCCAACACCGAAAGTCCCAAACCGAGCGACAGCGGCACGGAG cacGAGGCTGAGCTGGTGCCGTCGGTATACAAGAATCCCTTCCAACGCTCTTGGAGTTTTGGCCGCGGTGGGATGATGCTGGACACGAGGCAGAACGGGGCCATGAAGAAAGCTATGGACATGAAGTCACGCTTAACG GTGCTGCAGTACCCGCTGCATGGCATCgtggagatgaaggagcaccTGGTGGACTGGGCGTCGCGGGCCGGCGTCCAGTGGCTGAGCACCGTCATCCCCACGCAGCACGTCAACGcgctcatcttcttcttcatcatcagcaACCTCACGGTTGACCTTTTTGCATTCGTCATCCCCCTGCTCGTCTTCTACCTGTCCTTCGTCTCGATGATCATCTGCACGCTGCGTGTCCTCCAGAGCAGCAAG ACTTGGGAGAACTTCCGAGCCTTGACGTCTCTGCTGACCCGTTTTGAACCTGGCCTGGACGTGGAGCAGGCCGAGACCAACTTTGGGTGGAACAACCTGGAGCCGTACCTCTACTTCATCCTGTCCGTTTTCTTCGTCATCTTCTCCTTCCCTGTGGCGGATAAGCGCTGGATCCCCTGCTCTGAGCTCTCCACCGTGGCCATCTTCTTCACTGCTGTCAGCTACAAAAGCCTCAGCCCCACGGCCGCGACCTATGCATCCCGAGCTATGGTCATAGAG TTCCTGCCGGAGCACATGACGGTGCTCCGCTGCCTGGGCCGCACCTTCTCCACTCTGCCACTGGGGGAGTCGGTGGTGCTCAAGCTCAGCCTCCCCTGCCTGCTCTACGTGTATCTCTTCTACCTGTTCTTCAG CATGGCCAGGGTGCGCGGCTTCAGGGGAACTTACTGCTTCCTGGTTCCATACCTTGTTTGCTTCATGTGGTGCGAGTTCTCCGTGGTGCTCCTCAAGTGCTCCTCCGCTGTGGGTCTGATGCGCACTTGCGTGGCCTATTTCCTCCTTCTGTTTGCCCTGCCCATTCTGGCTTTTGGACTTGCCGCCATGCTCTTCATCCAGCTCTTCAAGTGGTTCCTTGAGCTGGAGCTGACAAAGGTGATCGTGACCCTGGTAGTCTGCGCCATCCCCGTCACCCTGCGTCTGTGGACGCGCTTCAGCATGTCCATTCTGGATGTGTTCCGCTCAATGACGCACCGCGGCCCCGTCAAGCTCATCTTACTTTGCATCTCCATGGTGATCCTGTTCTTCTCTGTCTACGTGTACCACGCAGAGGGCCAGAAGGTGTACAATTCCACCCTGACGTGGAGACAGTACAGCCAGGTGTGCGGGCCCCCTGCCTGGGAGACCAAAGGCATGGCCCAGACCCAGCTGTTCTGCGGCCACCTGCACGGACACAGAGTCACCTGGGCGGGCCGCTTCAAGCACGTGCGCGTGGCCGAGACGGACAACGGGGCACAGTCGGTCATCAACATGCTGCCGGTGTTCATGGGAGACTGGCTGCGCTGCCTGTACGGAGAGACGTATCCCAAATGCGAGCCAAAGAACGCAACTGTCGCAAACCTAACGGCGGCCAAATCTGCGGCCgctccggcggcggcggcggcgaccggCGTGCGGCAGACACTACTCCGGacgcaagaggaggaggaggagatgtgtcAGATCAAGGCCCTGGCCAAACACTCGTGCCACATCAAGCGCTTTGACAGCCACCGCTTCGAGGTGACCGTGGGCATGTTACGGGACGGTGGTTACGAGGATGCAAGCAGGGACGTAATCCTAATGGCCAGCCACGAGTTCAGGCAAGTGCTGCTGAACCTGAATCCCGGCGATATGGTGGAGTTCAGCACCAAGCTGGAGGGCCGACTGGGAGCCAGAGCTCAGGCCTTCGAGCTGAAGGCGATCCACTGTCTGGACTGTGCTTCGTCACTGACGGGAGGCAGGCAGGTGAAGATTGAGAGGGACTGGAGACGCACCACGATGAAGGCTCTGAAGTTCGCgtttgattttttcttttctcccttcctGTCTGCCAAAATCCCTGCGTGA
- the wfs1a gene encoding wolframin isoform X3 — MVAVDEEPEEDLTLAQIEEKASAGDARAQTRLGQHYLSLAKEKDTELNDRLAVTWLVKAAKQGRKGAAGALRRCWIQKKGITAENEADVRKLSTESRFELSVRKAAMMMYWKLNPDRKRKVAVAEMLENVSQVNAVQGGPASRIPGPTSGQTQKVLESMVSNESTQLVDLDDFVEMTKKYAQGIAPQAGSPVTANTESPKPSDSGTEHEAELVPSVYKNPFQRSWSFGRGGMMLDTRQNGAMKKAMDMKSRLTVLQYPLHGIVEMKEHLVDWASRAGVQWLSTVIPTQHVNALIFFFIISNLTVDLFAFVIPLLVFYLSFVSMIICTLRVLQSSKTWENFRALTSLLTRFEPGLDVEQAETNFGWNNLEPYLYFILSVFFVIFSFPVADKRWIPCSELSTVAIFFTAVSYKSLSPTAATYASRAMVIEVASSLCYLTQFLPEHMTVLRCLGRTFSTLPLGESVVLKLSLPCLLYVYLFYLFFSMARVRGFRGTYCFLVPYLVCFMWCEFSVVLLKCSSAVGLMRTCVAYFLLLFALPILAFGLAAMLFIQLFKWFLELELTKVIVTLVVCAIPVTLRLWTRFSMSILDVFRSMTHRGPVKLILLCISMVILFFSVYVYHAEGQKVYNSTLTWRQYSQVCGPPAWETKGMAQTQLFCGHLHGHRVTWAGRFKHVRVAETDNGAQSVINMLPVFMGDWLRCLYGETYPKCEPKNATVANLTAAKSAAAPAAAAATGVRQTLLRTQEEEEEMCQIKALAKHSCHIKRFDSHRFEVTVGMLRDGGYEDASRDVILMASHEFRQVLLNLNPGDMVEFSTKLEGRLGARAQAFELKAIHCLDCASSLTGGRQVKIERDWRRTTMKALKFAFDFFFSPFLSAKIPA, encoded by the exons ATGGTAGCTGTCG ATGAAGAGCCTGAAGAAGACTTGACCCTGGCGCAGATAGAGGAGAAGGCCTCCGCCGGTGACGCCAGGGCCCAGACCCGG CTGGGTCAGCACTATTTGAGTCTCGCTAAAGAGAAGGACACGGAGCTAAACGATCGCCTGGCTGTTACCTGGCTGGTTAAAGCCGCTAAACAAGGAAGAAAGGGCGCCGCAGGCGCACTGCGGCGCTGCTGGATccagaaaaaag GAATCACCGCAGAAAATGAGGCTGATGTGCGCAAGTTGTCAACAGAGAGTAGGTTTGAGCTGTCGGTACGCAAAGCAGCCATGATGATGTACTGGAAACTCAACCcggacaggaagaggaaggtggCTGTGGCTGAGATGCTGGAAAATGTCAGCCAGGTCAATGCGGTGCAAG GTGGCCCCGCAAGCCGGATTCCAGGTCCAACCTCAGGCCAGACCCAGAAAGTACTGGAGAGCATGGTCAGCAATGAGT CCACTCAGTTGGTGGACCTGGACGACTTTGTTGAGATGACTAAAAAGTACGCACAAGGTATTGCTCCCCAAGCTGGCAGCCCGGTCACAGCCAACACCGAAAGTCCCAAACCGAGCGACAGCGGCACGGAG cacGAGGCTGAGCTGGTGCCGTCGGTATACAAGAATCCCTTCCAACGCTCTTGGAGTTTTGGCCGCGGTGGGATGATGCTGGACACGAGGCAGAACGGGGCCATGAAGAAAGCTATGGACATGAAGTCACGCTTAACG GTGCTGCAGTACCCGCTGCATGGCATCgtggagatgaaggagcaccTGGTGGACTGGGCGTCGCGGGCCGGCGTCCAGTGGCTGAGCACCGTCATCCCCACGCAGCACGTCAACGcgctcatcttcttcttcatcatcagcaACCTCACGGTTGACCTTTTTGCATTCGTCATCCCCCTGCTCGTCTTCTACCTGTCCTTCGTCTCGATGATCATCTGCACGCTGCGTGTCCTCCAGAGCAGCAAG ACTTGGGAGAACTTCCGAGCCTTGACGTCTCTGCTGACCCGTTTTGAACCTGGCCTGGACGTGGAGCAGGCCGAGACCAACTTTGGGTGGAACAACCTGGAGCCGTACCTCTACTTCATCCTGTCCGTTTTCTTCGTCATCTTCTCCTTCCCTGTGGCGGATAAGCGCTGGATCCCCTGCTCTGAGCTCTCCACCGTGGCCATCTTCTTCACTGCTGTCAGCTACAAAAGCCTCAGCCCCACGGCCGCGACCTATGCATCCCGAGCTATGGTCATAGAG gtTGCATCATCTCTGTGTTACCTGACCCAGTTCCTGCCGGAGCACATGACGGTGCTCCGCTGCCTGGGCCGCACCTTCTCCACTCTGCCACTGGGGGAGTCGGTGGTGCTCAAGCTCAGCCTCCCCTGCCTGCTCTACGTGTATCTCTTCTACCTGTTCTTCAG CATGGCCAGGGTGCGCGGCTTCAGGGGAACTTACTGCTTCCTGGTTCCATACCTTGTTTGCTTCATGTGGTGCGAGTTCTCCGTGGTGCTCCTCAAGTGCTCCTCCGCTGTGGGTCTGATGCGCACTTGCGTGGCCTATTTCCTCCTTCTGTTTGCCCTGCCCATTCTGGCTTTTGGACTTGCCGCCATGCTCTTCATCCAGCTCTTCAAGTGGTTCCTTGAGCTGGAGCTGACAAAGGTGATCGTGACCCTGGTAGTCTGCGCCATCCCCGTCACCCTGCGTCTGTGGACGCGCTTCAGCATGTCCATTCTGGATGTGTTCCGCTCAATGACGCACCGCGGCCCCGTCAAGCTCATCTTACTTTGCATCTCCATGGTGATCCTGTTCTTCTCTGTCTACGTGTACCACGCAGAGGGCCAGAAGGTGTACAATTCCACCCTGACGTGGAGACAGTACAGCCAGGTGTGCGGGCCCCCTGCCTGGGAGACCAAAGGCATGGCCCAGACCCAGCTGTTCTGCGGCCACCTGCACGGACACAGAGTCACCTGGGCGGGCCGCTTCAAGCACGTGCGCGTGGCCGAGACGGACAACGGGGCACAGTCGGTCATCAACATGCTGCCGGTGTTCATGGGAGACTGGCTGCGCTGCCTGTACGGAGAGACGTATCCCAAATGCGAGCCAAAGAACGCAACTGTCGCAAACCTAACGGCGGCCAAATCTGCGGCCgctccggcggcggcggcggcgaccggCGTGCGGCAGACACTACTCCGGacgcaagaggaggaggaggagatgtgtcAGATCAAGGCCCTGGCCAAACACTCGTGCCACATCAAGCGCTTTGACAGCCACCGCTTCGAGGTGACCGTGGGCATGTTACGGGACGGTGGTTACGAGGATGCAAGCAGGGACGTAATCCTAATGGCCAGCCACGAGTTCAGGCAAGTGCTGCTGAACCTGAATCCCGGCGATATGGTGGAGTTCAGCACCAAGCTGGAGGGCCGACTGGGAGCCAGAGCTCAGGCCTTCGAGCTGAAGGCGATCCACTGTCTGGACTGTGCTTCGTCACTGACGGGAGGCAGGCAGGTGAAGATTGAGAGGGACTGGAGACGCACCACGATGAAGGCTCTGAAGTTCGCgtttgattttttcttttctcccttcctGTCTGCCAAAATCCCTGCGTGA
- the ppp2r2ca gene encoding protein phosphatase 2, regulatory subunit B, gamma a — protein sequence MGEDTESPKINHTFLRDYVTEADVISTVEFNHTGDLLATGDKGGRVVIFQRETESKGELEEVGETGDSGEYNVYSTFQSHEPDFDYLKSLEIEEKINKIRWLPQQNAAHFLLSTNDKTIKLWKVSERDKRPEGYNLKDEGGRLKDTSTITSLQVPVLKPTDLMVEVRPRRVFSNGHTYHVNSISVNSDGETYLSADDLRINMWHLGITDRSFNIVDIKPANMEDLTEVITAAEFHPHHCHLFVYSSSKGTLRLCDMRASALCDRHTKLFEEPEDPGSRSFFSEIISSVSDVKFSHSGRYLLTRDYLTAKVWDLNMDKGPVETYQVHEYLRSKLCSLYENDCIFDKFECVWNSSDSVIMTGAYNSFFRMFDRETGRGVTLEAWRESSKPRAVLRTRRVYNGGKRRRGDVGVDSLDFTKKILHMAWHPSENIIAIAATNNLYIFQDRVNPETQLQ from the exons ATGGGCGAGGACACTGAGAGCCCCAAAATCAACCACACCTTCCTGCGAGACTACGTCACCGAAG CTGATGTCATCTCTACGGTGGAGTTCAACCACACAGGGGACCTGCTGGCCACGGGGGATAAAGGTGGCCGAGTGGTCATCTTCCAGAGAGAGACTGAG TCCAAAGGGGAattggaggaggtgggggagacgGGGGACTCTGGGGAGTACAATGTCTACAGCACATTCCAGAGCCACGAGCCGGACTTTGACTACCTGAAGAGTCTGGAGATTGAAGAGAAGATCAACAAGATCCGATGGCTGCCACAGCAGAACGCGGCAcatttcctcctctccaccaaCG ATAAGACCATTAAATTGTGGAaggtgagtgagagagacaagAGACCCGAGGGATACAACCTGAAAGATGAGGGGGGGCGTCTCAAGGACACCTCTACCATCACCTCTCTGCAG GTGCCCGTCCTGAAACCCACAGATTTGATGGTGGAGGTTCGTCCCCGGCGAGTGTTCTCCAACGGGCACACCTACCACGTCAACTCCATCTCAGTCAACAGCGACGGGGAGACCTACCTGTCTGCCGACGATCTCCGCATCAACATGTGGCACCTGGGCATCACCGACCGCAGCTTCA ACATTGTGGACATCAAACCAGCCAACATGGAGGATCTGACGGAGGTGATCACAGCGGCCGAGTTCCACCCTCACCACTGCCACCTGTTTGTGTACAGCAGCAGCAAGGGCACCCTGCGCCTCTGTGACATGAGAGCCTCTGCACTCTGTGACCGGCACACCAAAC TGTTTGAGGAACCCGAGGACCCAGGGAGCCGCTCCTTCTTCTCAGAGATCATTTCCTCCGTGTCTGATGTCAAGTTCAGCCACAGCGGGCGATACCTGCTGACCAGAGACTACCTCACCGCCAAGGTGTGGGACTTGAACATGGACAAGGGTCCAGTGGAGACGTACCAG GTCCATGAATACCTGAGGAGTAAGCTGTGTTCCCTCTATGAAAACGACTGCATCTTTGACAagtttgagtgtgtttggaaCAGCTCAGACAG cgtGATCATGACCGGGGCCTACAACAGCTTCTTCCGGATGTTCGACAGGGAGACGGGCCGCGGCGTGACCCTGGAGGCTTGGCGAGAGAGCAGCAAGCCCCGGGCCGTGCTGCGGACCCGGCGCGTGTACAACGGCGGGAAGCGGCGCAGGGGGGACGTGGGCGTCGACAGCCTTGACTTCACCAAGAAAATCCTTCACATGGCTTGGCACCCGTCCGAGAACATCATCGCCATAGCGGCCACCAACAACCTGTACATCTTCCAGGATCGCGTCAACCCGGAGACGCAGTTGCAGTGA